GTATGACCCGATGGTCACTTAATCCACACTAACCTCATCAGGAACCTTCTGCAGCTTTCTTCTCCTTTTgtttctctcttttcttcttgTTTTTAAGTGCATTTTTGCTCATTTCTCTAACAAAACAAACATACAATTGTTTAGAATCTTAACAGCCCAATGATATGAACATGCAAACAGAATCAGTACATACTCTGTAGTGCTCCTGCTCCCTCCGAATAACTGCAATTGCAAATATTCAAATCAACCGAAAACGATACAACAATTAGGACAGTCTTAACTCTGAATTAGCAACCAAGAAATTACTGATTCTCCTAGTACCATAGCAACCTCATAGTatacaaaataatcaaagttTTCTTCTTTCTATCCTCAGCCTTGTACTGACAAACAAACTTCATAATCAAAGAGATAAATATTCCATACCTCTGCCTGAACATTGGCTGCATTTTTAGCATGTGGCGGACGGTAGGCAGCAGGTTTCTGCACAACAGGAGCAGATTTTCTCAAGGTTGCTCCTTCACCTGATAAATTAAGAATGTTTACAGAACCAAACAAATCATGTGCAAAGGTTCTACAAGTGAATCAGGTTGTTAAGTACTAAGCAACAAATAAAACCTTGCTGTTTGGTGTCTTGAACCTTCAACGAATCAACAGACTTGGTAACTTCTGcaatttcaccaaatttatcaGGTGTTTCTGGTTTCCACTCGGCCTGCATGTCAACAAGGTGGATATCATCAGGCCTGTTGAATGGGGTGTGCAAGAAACCCCATTGCACAGGGGCCCAATTAATTTTACTAGAATCTACTTTCAATTTCTCAACTATAATCTTAGATGgataaaataaagtattttgAGTTTTTGGTgctttattttgtacaaatataACTTTTATACGAAAGTACTTTGAAATATAATGGTTATATGAAagtattaaagtatatatttaGCAGACCCCCAATAATAATTTAAGATGAGCCTGAATATCATGAGCTTAATGTGAAGATCAAATCGAGAAAACCAATAGTGTTAAGCACCAACCTGGTATAGCTTGTCAAACATCTTTTTGAAGTACAGTGATCCATTGTAGTGAAAAACTTTAAGCCTTCAAAAAACATCAAGAAATAAGATGTACCGTTAGCATAAAATTCTGAACCAAACACAATTCACCTATTCATGTGTCCATTTGACATGCAATGGAATGGAAATAAGAAACATAACAGCCGCCTCAAATTATAAGATATAAGGATTGCTCAGTTCAAAACAGACTTTTATCACAATGCATGACTATTACTAAAAGAGGCTAACTACTTGGTCCACTAGCAGTTTTGGTAAAATAAAGTTATGGCACTGCATAACACTGCGTCAtcattcattaagaaaaaaacataaaggTTTTAACTGTTTGTTGCACTTAAAGTCGATTccccacaaaaaaaaatgattaattctTGGCCAAATTGGGAGTAATATCAACAAAAGAAGGGAATCCAATCACCAAAGTCCTGTCAGCCCACCAAATCACCGATGTGTCTTTATAGAAGTGGACCCTCTCTAAATcagaaaagaaagaacaagTACACAAATAGAACACTTCATCAaagttattttaataataacacgatcacaagaaaacaaaaatCTTTTAGGTCATTAACTTAAGATCCATCAGCTATCCATCCCAAATTTATGCCAGAAATTATGATGGAATAAGCATTAGTTTGAATCCCAATCGAGCAATTTCTGAGCATCACTAGATCTGCAAAAAATCGCTTAGAATAACCAATGGCTAGCTTACCCATTGTCAACTTGTAGTCTTGGTGCCGTTGTGGCAGTCATGAAATAATTTCCATCGGGAGACCATTCACTAGTCACAGAACATTCAGCCCTGGTTGTTCCAAGTTGCTTTTTCTTCACGTAGTCCCAAAATGCCTGAGAATAACATTAATCACGAATAATATATAACTTCAGCCTTTGATTTTTCAAAAGGGTTCTAGGAAAGCAACGTTTTTTAAAAACTCTAGCATGATTTTCTGCATTGCATAAAAACAATCTGGTAAAGTATAAAAGACAACCAACGCATGATTGAAGAACCCTAAGAAACATCAAATCAAGAAAAAGTTACTTAAAAAGTAAGcaatggatatatatatatatatatatatatatagaaggaAATGTAACCAACTAAATCTATGACAGAGAGATATCCAGGCACAACTACCAAATTAGAGCATCTATTAATGAACTAAATAACTTAGTCTCCATCAATGAAAGAGATATTGAAAGAAATAGGAGGCCAAAATAATTAACGAGGAACGGTTCAagaaatattaaagaaaacaaaaacccCAGAAAATAAGTATATCAAATTTACATACCATATCACCAGGTAAGTTACCAAAACCAGCCAAGCATAAAACTGTACACCAAAGAATCAAGGTTGAAAACATAAAAAGGAATAATCACTTCAAGTTAGTCAAATTATATAAAGATATTCAGGATACATTTCCCTTTTGGATTCCATCTGATAGTATTATAAGGGCCTGTTCCAAGTTCCAGCAGAGGATTGCACTTCTTATCAAACAATGTTGCACATGCAGGCATGACTGAAGTAGATCAAGGAAAGCATATACTTATATGGAAACAGTAGCTAAGTATGTTAATGAATAAGATAAACACcctttgttttatttttgaGAAAATTCGTTAAAGAACCTACATGAGAGCCAGTGACTCTAAATTCAAGAATCAAGAAGATAATATCTTATAATGTCGTTCTTAGACAACAATTCCCAAATCTAATAAATAATTCAGAGAAATGGAAGATGTTCAGAAACAGAGAATCCACTGAAGAATGAAAATGTGTCAAATAAATTTGTCCCTTTGTACATAGACAACTAACACATATAAGTTTCTCATTCTTATGTATCAATAATATCTACTACTGTCATCTTCTTCCTATTTCAATTGTGTTTGTGTGAGTATTTTCAAGTGTGATTCACATCAGCATGCACCCAACAAGTGAAGGCCTTTGCAGAAAATTCTGTGCAAACTGCATCTATGCAGAATGCACAACAAACATAGAGAAAAAGGATACAGCCATAAACAACAGCAAACTCTGAACCTGAATATGACCACTGAACATCATGAACTGGACCTTCTTtgcctataaaaaaaaaaaattagaacagTAAGAAGCTGCCATAATCGGATTAACTCAAACTTTCATGTAAATTATGACATACGAAGAGGCACGAGCCCCTCATGTGTCCCATCTGTTGTAAGGTAGTTCAGCTTTGACTCCCCGTAATAACTTTGATTGGTCTTATCAACATCTGACTGCACCACAACCAGAAGCCCAGTTGAACCGCGATTCCAATTCAGTTGTACTGTAGAACATCGGAAAAAGCTTCGCCGAGCAACAGGCTGACTTTGTATATCTTTGCCACAGGCATATATCTGAACACTGGCTGGACTTCCCTAATACAATGAAAAACTGAACTTAATAAttcctaataaaaaaattaaatatctgAACAAAGAAGCAATTTCAGCTAAGTACTGAATTCCTGTTGTGAATCATCCACTCAGATATACAGTATCGTTTGCAGGATCCATAAGACGGCAGGCTTTGAATATGCTGGGATTTCAAAATGTGAATCTAACGATACTATTCTCACCACATCCACCGAACCCCAAAAACTTGCTAAATTCAAACAATTGTTTAAtgtgaattataaaattaaaagttcCATCACCATGAAGTGTTGGCCAGTCCAAGACCTGCTTTTGGTCAAACCAAGTTTTAAGAATAAAAAGAACTTCAGAACAAATATTTGTAACAGCACTGAAACAGAATGGAAGAGTAAAATCAAAATAGTTTGTAATATTAGACAAAACTCCCATCAGTTTTATCCAAGATATGTTACAGCATACACATGACAATTAAGTTTTACTTTTACATCTTAGATATGGTATGGATATGCTTCAGAAGAACAGAACACACACCTTAGCCTCAGGAACAAATGCTGCAACATGAGACCCGGGGACCCTTGAAAGTTGGAGTGCAGTCACTCCAGGAACCCTTAGACGATGTACAATCCCTTTAGAGAAATCTCTAGGATTGAAAAACTGTATCTCATTTGTTGCCAGGCGACAAGCAACAGCTTCATCAGAACTGAACTGGATTGATGGCCTAAATGGAAGACAGAAAAAATAAATCATATCTCCAACCAAGAGAAAATGTATCAAAACCAAGGAGTAAAACAAATTTGTAATTCAAGAGTTTGAATAAACAtacaataaaaacaataaagtaaGTTATGGCAATAGTTTAAAGTACCATGTGGTTTTGGTCATGTTCTTTTGATGTTGATTATAAACAGCATCACTAGTCTCTATGTTCCATAAAGATACGTTCTTATCTTGGGGTCCTAAAGCTTTCTgaaaagtctgaagataagTTCCACAAGGAGACAATGCAGCAGCAAGAAAATTGGAGAATTGGAAAGATCTAATCTCCTTGAGGCTGGTGCAATCATATATAATGACGACGGAATCACTTTTGATCACCATAAGAGTAGACCCATCTTCACTGAACCTTGCATTGTTGCAGGGGATCCTCTCAAGTTTAATACTTGGTTCACCATTCCCAAATGGTGGTCCGTTCCAGACACACAACCCATCTGGGCCTCGAACTGGGAAGGAAAGAAAAACAtgagaagaaaaaataaaaaataaaaaataaataacattgACTCTTCATAAAGGTACCTAATATATCCAAACAAGATGAAGAGCTCACAGTTGCCATGACAGTTAGAGGCTACCCAGCTGACCAAGTTGAAACTGGAAAATAATCAACAGATAAAGAAAAATTAGTACACAAGTGACACGGACAAAATCGAAATTTCATATCGATTAGAATCAGAAAACAGAAGCAAGACTGCCATTTCTGAGTAAAAGGGTTCAATGCTTGAGTTGTGATTGAATCGAAAGAGGAACAATAAACTTTAACATGAAAAGGAAATGACAGAAGCACCTTCAATTGGAATCAGAGGTATGATCTGCACTTGCACTGGTCTAGTCTAGGGCTATCGGAAAACAAAATCAACTCTTCCATAGCATCTCTAATCATAATTATGCCGTACCCACCCTCAACTCAAATTGCCCTAAAATCCCTGAGTTTACTTGCATTTGCTATTCTATTTTATTGGGATAAAGATAGGGATAAAGGCtataaagataaatggttgggataaggataaaaatgtgatagtcgagaattagtATTTAATGTTTTGTAcatgggatagggataaaataatacattttactattttaaccctatttaaactacataacattaatttgagggataagttgtacttttccatcctattaaaatcgcaggagcttatcccagctccttataccacccccttctgggtataggatttgagggataagaagcttatccctcatctgtctcactcttctatctcccaaacaaatacgggataacttatctcgtgtttttttatccttatcccacctcctatatcccttctaacaaacactcCGTGGGAGCATAGGGATTGAGATAGGAATAAGGATAAAGATATGATAGTcgataattattatttaatgtttGTTATCTAGGATAacgataaaataatacattttactattttaaccttctttaaaatacataatattaatttgagggataagattgacttttccatcctattaaaatcgtgtaggagcttatctcacctccttataccatATTCTCTTGACTATAGGAGTTGAGGGACAAAAAGCTTATCCTTCATCTACCTCACTCTTCTATTTCACAAACAAatacgggataacttatctcatgtttttttatctctatctcacctcctatatctcttctaacaaacaccccggaAAGTTACACATGTTAAAAATTTGAAACCACAATGTTAAAAATCAACTCCAATAATCtcttcttggattttttttcttactataacaatactattttttttaactataacaatacttaataataaaataataaataaatataaaaatattattggaGATATATTTATTActcactcctcaaatcactaaaacTCTTGAAGATGCTCTAAAACACATGTAACGAAGTAagaaaatattttgaaaaaatgtaaaatgtgtacactttaaacaagtttatgaGGCTAATTAATCACTTTAAAAAAGTTTAGAAACTAATATGTACATCTTAAAAAGTCAATtgatcattttaagcaagttcaaaaaGTACGTAGAACTTTTTCAAAGTACATGGAGATAGATGACTTTTTCACCCATCAACAGCTTAATAGATACGAACGATCCATGAAAAGTTAACGGTATTAGCCATAACACCCTTATTCTGTCCTAACCCCTCACGTTCTCATTCATGTTTCAACTTTGCGAAAGAAAAGCGAAGTTCGAGGCAATTTCTGGCGATTTGcgaataaaaaaacaaacagaGCACATGGCAAAATTTGGAAAGAAGCAACATGTGAATAAAACAAAATCAAAGATGCATTTCCTCCATCTCTTTTGGTTTTTGCGTTGTTTATTTCGGTTGGGTTATAGGTTTATGTTTAAGGTTTCTATTTTATGGTGATTTAGCATGAATTGAAAGTGTTATGTTTGGTTAGGGTTAGTGTTAATAGATATAATGATGATTTTCGAACTCATTTGGTTGTACATGTGTGATTTATTGGTTTAGAACTTCTCATTTTGGTTGCAGTGTTCATTTACAATACGTTGCAAtttatgattttgcttcgcaatTTATGATTTACGAAGCAATAAAATCATAAGCCCTTATTTAGGGCTTCACAAATAGGCAAATGCAAAGACTATGACGAATTGTGAAGCCCTTTTTCAGCAAAAAGGGCTTCGTAAATAAGCAAATGTGAAGACTATGACGAATTGCGCAAAAAAGGCTTCACAAATAGACAAATGCGAAGACTATGCCGAATTGTGAAGCCTTTTTCAGCAAAAGAGATTCTCAAAATGTATATTGCAAATATTCAACATGGATTGTGAATCGCATTTTAGGTACTAGTTCATAATTGTATGTAAATATGAATAGTTTTGGTGCGCAATTAGTTAAATGTGAAGCCTTAAAATGAAATGTGAAGCTATTCTTTTTTGTCTGAATTGCAAATATTATTGGCTGAAATGCAAATGTATTGTCTGAATGCAGGCTATTTTCATTTTTACAGAGTCAAGTGGCCAAGGTAAAAGCAGATAGTGGTGTAAAATTCAAGTGTCTATGTAGCTTGGGTTCAAAATGCACAGTAATAGTAAGAGGTGATATTTTTGCCGTGATTGAATTGCAAAATAAACTGGCGTCCTCATAGATAAAGGCTTTCAAAATTAGATGTTTCAGACATCTTATGGATTTGGATAATGTCGCCTTCTCTAATGTCACTGTCCATGCGTTGTTGACAAGGTAGATTAAGCATGTTAGGTCTCTCCCCATAAAGATATGGTTCTCTATTGGAGGAGTTGAAATGCGGTTTGGTGATTGGGAGTTCAGGCTTATCATTGCCTTGCGGTTTGGTGGTTTGGAATTTGATCTCTAGGATGCACCTTTAAGTTGGTCACCTTTGTTGATGTTTTAGATACACTAGGAATCATGGGTGTATCATAGACCTCTGTAAGCCATCAAAATAAATCAGCCCTCCTTCTTTTTCCATCTCTGTCAtctatgttggtcccttataacgtaacaagttagttccaagggggggataggaactatttaaaattttagtacgctaaggctgacttctttttctttgaaaaaggattacacagcgtgctgagtaaattaagacactagcttagtcaactggtgactaaatcagcttctttctttgagtcaggagatagcacttgagtctattcctgaactcagatactcaatacacacaactcagcgtgacctctttacttggtcagttttgtttaagcaagcaatatatatatattaaggagtttaaggtagaaagatgttactcagcagatttatccaggttcggcctctaagcctacgtcctgtccccggaacacgttccgagctttcgaattctctactgagctctttaacggtagagcatcaaaccttttacaacttagaagctgagtataacaagagtaccttcctctatacctctactcactcctaatctctcgttgagtactataaccgagtactcagcctctcatttctaatctctagaaatgataaagatttgtcctaaacaacaattgctaagacaccttagatgattgaataatcactctagacttttacacgaaagatatataatttggtgtaagtatttgctttgctttttctcacagaacttcgagtagaattttggtcagcgtaatggcttaatGAAGATCTGCGTAGGATGAAGCAACTgaaaaggccctatttatagagacgtctgaggcatcagtcatttcgaatttcgaaataaccgttggagggaaacggcttcctgtcgttgtcactcagtcctgctcagtgctcttggccaatcagattcaagtatcttctgtcttcggtcagtactgagcagcttttagtcagcccggcagaatgtctctccatttatggtaaggtcaactagacagctttctgtgtcttctgaactttacctaaagtagaaatactttgtctggaagttgttcttgctcagctgctgtcttgtactctttgtcgatacaactcagcagcttcgttccgaagttgttcaacgaaagtcttctcgatccttctttcgctgagctgcgttttatacacaacgacagcgttttgcacacgcgggccgagtggtcttgatctgtttgacatgggctttgacttccgtattgggctttaagccttttagtctttatgtcttataaacaatttaactcaacattgaacaaacacattagtgtaataaatcaaagcatttaaacttagtgtgtttagaatatatttaattttacttaaataattttgtcaaatcaaaatcatgtggaaaggtgtttcaacaaactcctccattttgatgttggcaaaactattcagcgaagaactcagtgttgagctcccccgtGATAGTTGTCCTAatattacttagcaaactcccccgtcagggttgagctactgacttagttttaaacattttaaggtttaatcgagtaagtctaatgtcagttttcagatataggtcagctcatggaacatattctattttactcagtattaagcggaagatttaacattcagagagcgctgagtaatcatattgttcaatgggtcttatgagacagtgtttaataaacatacaagataatgtcaaacattttatcAGCATAGCATATAATCAACAAGTATATTATAAACAGTAAACACAATTGATGCATTTGAAGATACATAGTAatataatactcagcatcatataaaataactgaagtttggataaaagatgcaagtattgtattgaaataaagtagtcagcatatacaACCAAAAAGATAAGCAAAAAGAAACATAGAAACTACAAAGTAATAAACAAACTGAGTTAGCCTAATTCTATTTCTTCTTGTtatgcttagactgactacttctagcagcctcctgctgagttctagcttgttctttctcccccgttttgtcagcatcgggagaaggaggaattctaaaggagtcggttaaggCCGCGTTGGTCAGTAAGGCGGACAACTCCTTAAGCTTGTCGGcacctcctcccacacttaatttggaccatgtcctcattggtgcaaaaagcgataaaacacgaaaaatagtacgaaattaaACCATATGAATTAGAATGAAAAAATATAgtacgataacattcaaacacaataataaatataagtgtaccaaacataattaaaaatattgtaccaaattgaacaagacataataataataacgaaaatgagttaaagatggaaaggataaaacctatcaaggtgaaggtggtggagaaggcgtagtctcaactccttggcgtcggaagaaagatagcaaccggcgacgagtagatttgtgctctcgtctcaacgtagtgatattggcatccaccgtatttatcctcgaactcatttcagtattgttggcaacgacttcatctaaccgcaaattcatgtgacggttatgctcgttcatttgtgtcaaaacacgttgccatccaacttgttcatCAACATTAGGttccacatttgcttgctcgttggcattaacatcaacttgctcctcctcctcctcatcttcatcaaattcctcttcatcatcctcttcatcatcttgggcacccaaaccttgag
The DNA window shown above is from Euphorbia lathyris chromosome 1, ddEupLath1.1, whole genome shotgun sequence and carries:
- the LOC136201049 gene encoding eukaryotic translation initiation factor 2A-like; the protein is MATVSSSSCLDILVRGPDGLCVWNGPPFGNGEPSIKLERIPCNNARFSEDGSTLMVIKSDSVVIIYDCTSLKEIRSFQFSNFLAAALSPCGTYLQTFQKALGPQDKNVSLWNIETSDAVYNQHQKNMTKTTWPSIQFSSDEAVACRLATNEIQFFNPRDFSKGIVHRLRVPGVTALQLSRVPGSHVAAFVPEAKGSPASVQIYACGKDIQSQPVARRSFFRCSTVQLNWNRGSTGLLVVVQSDVDKTNQSYYGESKLNYLTTDGTHEGLVPLRKEGPVHDVQWSYSGSEFAVVYGFMPACATLFDKKCNPLLELGTGPYNTIRWNPKGKFLCLAGFGNLPGDMAFWDYVKKKQLGTTRAECSVTSEWSPDGNYFMTATTAPRLQVDNGLKVFHYNGSLYFKKMFDKLYQAEWKPETPDKFGEIAEVTKSVDSLKVQDTKQQGEGATLRKSAPVVQKPAAYRPPHAKNAANVQAELFGGSRSTTEEMSKNALKNKKKREKQKEKKAAEGS